Proteins from one Osmerus mordax isolate fOsmMor3 chromosome 21, fOsmMor3.pri, whole genome shotgun sequence genomic window:
- the xpo1a gene encoding exportin-1 isoform X2 — translation MPANMTMLADHAARQLLDFSQKLDINLLDNVVNSMYYDIGSQQRMAQEVLTNLKDHPDAWTRVDTILEFSQNMKTKYYALQILETVIKTRWKILPRNQCDGIKKYVVGLIIKTSSDAANVEKEGVYIAKLNMILVQILKQEWPKHWPTFISDIVGASRTSESLCQNNMIILKLLSEEVFDFSSGQMTQVKAKHLKDSMCNEFSQIFQLCQFVMENSQNAPLVQATLETLLRFLNWIPLGYIFETKLISTLVYKFLNVPMFRNVTLKCLTEIAGVSVNQYEEQFVNLFTLTMCQLKQMLPLNTNIRLAYANGKDDEQNFIQNLSLFLCTFLKEHGQLIEKRPNLRETLMEALHYMLLVSEVEETEIFKICLEYWNHLAAELYRESPFSTSTSPLLSGSQHFDVPPRRHLYLPVLSKVRLLMVSRMAKPEEVLVVENDQGEVVREFMKDTDSINLYKNMRETLVYLTHLDYADTERIMTEKLHNQVNGTEWSWRNLNTLCWAIGSISGAMHEEDEKRFLVTVIKDLLGLCEQKRGKDNKAIIASNIMYIVGQYPRFLRAHWKFLKTVVNKLFEFMHETHDGVQDMACDTFIKIAQKCRRHFVQVQVGEVMPFIDEILNNINTIICDLQPQQVHTFYEAVGYMIGAQTDQAVQEHLIEKYMLLPNQVWDSIIQQATKNVDILKDAETVRQLGSILKTNVRACKAVGHPFVVQLGRIYLDMLNVYKCLSENISSAIQTNGEMVTKQPLIRSMRTVKRETLKLISGWVSRSNDPQMVGENFVPPLLEAVLIDYQRNVPAAREPEVLSTMATIVNKLGAHITGEIPKIFDAVFECTLNMINKDFEEYPEHRTHFFYLLQAVNSQCFPAFLSIPPAQFKLVLDSIIWAFKHTMRNVADTGLQILYTLLQNVAQEEAAAQSFYQTYFCDILQHIFSVVTDTSHTAGLTMHASILAYMFNLVEEGKISTTLSTATPATNQVYVQEYVANLLKTAFPHLQDAQVKVFVTGLFSLNQDIPAFKEHLRDFLVQIKEFAGEDTTDLFLEEREASLRQAQEEKHKIQMSVPGILNPHEIPEEMCD, via the exons ATGCCAGCAAACATGACAATGTTGGCGGACCATGCAGCCAGACAGCTGCTTGACTTCAGTCAAAAACTTGACATCAATCTGCTGGACAATGTGGTCAACTCCATGTACTATGACATCGGATCCCAG CAAAGAATGGCCCAGGAGGTGCTGACCAACCTTAAGGACCATCCTGATGCCTGGACCAGGGTGGACACCATCTTGGAGTTCTCACAGAACATGAAGACGAAA TACTACGCACTGCAGATTCTTGAGACGGTGATCAAAACACGCTGGAAGATTCTCCCCAGAAATCAATGTgatg GAATTAAGAAGTATGTCGTCGGGCTGATAATCAAGACCTCGTCTGACGCCGCAAACGTTGAG AAAGAGGGGGTGTACATCGCCAAACTCAACATGATTCTCGTTCAG ATCCTGAAGCAGGAGTGGCCCAAGCACTGGCCCACCTTCATCAGCGACATTGTGGGGGCCAGCCGCACCAGCGAGAGCCTCTGCCAGAACAACATGATCATCCTCAAGCTGCTCAGCGAGGAGGTGTTTGACTTCTCCAGCGGCCAGATGACCCAGGTCAAGGCCAAGCACCTGAAGGATAG CATGTGCAACGAATTCTCCCAGATATTCCAGCTTTGCCAGTTCGTCATG GAAAACTCCCAGAATGCCCCTCTGGTCCAGGCCACCCTGGAGACTCTGCTGCGCTTCCTGAACTGGATCCCCCTGGGGTACATCTTCGAGACCAAACTGATCAGCACCCTGGTGTACAAG TTCTTGAACGTGCCCATGTTTCGCAACGTGACGCTGAAGTGCCTGACGGAGATCGCCGGGGTGAGCGTCAACCAGTACGAGGAGCAGTTTGTCAACCTGTTCACCCTCACCATGTGTCAGCTCAAACAG atgCTGCCCCTGAACACCAACATCCGGCTGGCCTACGCCAACGGGAAGGACGACGAGCAGAACTTCATCCAGAACCTCAGCCTGTTCCTCTGCACCTTCCTCAAGGAGCACGGCCAGCTCATCGAGAAGAGGCCCAACCTGAGGGAGACTCTGATGGAG gcCCTCCACTACATGCTGCTGGTgtcggaggtggaggagacggAGATCTTCAAGATCTGCCTTGAGTACTGGAACCACCTGGCGGCCGAGCTGTACCGGGAGagccccttctccacctccacctccccgctGCTCTCCGGCAGCCAGCACTTTGACGTGCCGCCCCGACGCCACCTCTACCTGCCCGTGCTCTCcaag gtgcGTCTGTTGATGGTGAGCCGAATGGCCAAGCCCGaggaggtgctggtggtggagAACGACCAGGGGGAGGTGGTCCGCGAGTTCATGAAGGACACAGACTCCATCAACCTCTACAAGAACATGAGGGAGACTCTGG TGTACCTGACCCATCTGGACTACGCCGATACGGAGCGCATTATGACGGAGAAGCTGCACAACCAGGTGAACGGCACCGAGTGGTCGTGGAGGAACCTGAACACGCTGTGCTGGGCCATCGGCTCCATCAGCGGGGCCATGCACGAGGAGGACGAGAAGAGGTTTCTGGTCACCGTCATCAAG gaccTGCTGGGCCTGTGCGAGCAGAAGCGGGGCAAGGACAACAAGGCCATCATCGCCTCCAACATCATGTACATCGTGGGCCAGTACCCCCGCTTCCTGCGCGCCCACTGGAAGTTCCTCAAGACGGTCGTCAACAAGCTCTTTGAGTTCATGCACG AGACCCACGACGGCGTGCAGGACATGGCGTGCGACACCTTCATCAAGATCGCCCAGAAGTGCCGGCGCCACTTTGTGCAGGTGCAGGTGGGCGAGGTGATGCCCTTCATCGACGAGATcctcaacaacatcaacaccatcatctgCGACCTGCAGCCGCAACAG GTGCACACGTTCTACGAGGCGGTGGGCTACATGATCGGGGCCCAAACGGACCAGGCAGTGCAGGAGCACCTGATCGAGAAGTACATGCTGCTGCCCAACCAGGTGTGGGACAGCATCATCCAGCAGGCCACCAAG aacGTGGACATCCTGAAGGACGCGGAGACGGTGCGCCAGCTGGGCAGCATCCTGAAGACCAACGTGCGCGCCTGCAAGGCGGTGGGCCACCCCTTCGTGGTGCAGCTGGGGCGCAtctacctggacatgctcaaCGTGTACAAGTGCCTGAGCGAGAACATCTCCTCGGCCATCCAGACCAACG GAGAGATGGTGACCAAGCAGCCCCTGATCAGAAGTATGAGGACGGTGAAGAGAGAAACTCTGAAGCTGATCTCCGGCTGGGTCAGCCGCTCCAACGACCCCCAGATG GTGGGAGAGAACTTCGTCCCGCCCCTCCTGGAGGCGGTGCTGATCGACTACCAGAGGAACGTGCCGGCCGCCCGCGAGCCCGAGGTCCTCAGCACCATGGCGACCATCGTCAACAAGCTGGGCGCCCACATCACCGGCGAGATCCCCAAGATCTTTGACGCCGTCTTTGAGTGCACTTTGAACATGATCAACAAG GACTTTGAGGAGTACCCCGAGCACAGGACCCACTTCTTCTATCTCCTCCAAGCGGTCAACTCCCAGTGTTTCCCGGCCTTCCTCTCCATTCCCCCGGCCCAGTTCAAGCTGGTGTTGGACTCCATCATCTGGGCCTTCAAACACACCATGAGGAACGTGGCCGACACAG GTCTTCAGATCCTGTACACGCTGCTCCAGAACGTGGCccaggaggaggcggcggcccaGAGCTTCTACCAGACCTACTTCTGCGACATCCTGCAGCACATCTTCTCTGTGGTCACCGACACCTCCCACACAGCAG gcctgACGATGCATGCGTCCATCCTGGCGTACATGTTcaacctggtggaggagggtaaGATCAGCACGACCCTCAGCACGGCCACCCCGGCCACCAACCAGGTGTACGTCCAGGAGTACGTAGCCAACCTGCTCAAGACGGCCTTCCCCCATCTACAAGA tgccCAGGTGAAGGTGTTTGTAACAGGCCTGTTCAGCTTGAACCAGGACATCCCTGCCTTCAAAGAGCACCTTCGGGACTTCCTCGTCCAGATCAAG GAGTTTGCTGGCGAGGACACCACCGACCtgttcctggaggagagggaggcatcTCTACGCCAAGCCCAGGAGGAGAAACACAAGATCCAGATGTCTGTCCCTGGCATCCTCAACCCCCATGAGATCCCCGAGGAGATGTGCGATTGA
- the xpo1a gene encoding exportin-1 isoform X1 translates to MPANMTMLADHAARQLLDFSQKLDINLLDNVVNSMYYDIGSQQRMAQEVLTNLKDHPDAWTRVDTILEFSQNMKTKYYALQILETVIKTRWKILPRNQCDGIKKYVVGLIIKTSSDAANVEKEGVYIAKLNMILVQILKQEWPKHWPTFISDIVGASRTSESLCQNNMIILKLLSEEVFDFSSGQMTQVKAKHLKDSMCNEFSQIFQLCQFVMENSQNAPLVQATLETLLRFLNWIPLGYIFETKLISTLVYKFLNVPMFRNVTLKCLTEIAGVSVNQYEEQFVNLFTLTMCQLKQMLPLNTNIRLAYANGKDDEQNFIQNLSLFLCTFLKEHGQLIEKRPNLRETLMEALHYMLLVSEVEETEIFKICLEYWNHLAAELYRESPFSTSTSPLLSGSQHFDVPPRRHLYLPVLSKVGEVRLLMVSRMAKPEEVLVVENDQGEVVREFMKDTDSINLYKNMRETLVYLTHLDYADTERIMTEKLHNQVNGTEWSWRNLNTLCWAIGSISGAMHEEDEKRFLVTVIKDLLGLCEQKRGKDNKAIIASNIMYIVGQYPRFLRAHWKFLKTVVNKLFEFMHETHDGVQDMACDTFIKIAQKCRRHFVQVQVGEVMPFIDEILNNINTIICDLQPQQVHTFYEAVGYMIGAQTDQAVQEHLIEKYMLLPNQVWDSIIQQATKNVDILKDAETVRQLGSILKTNVRACKAVGHPFVVQLGRIYLDMLNVYKCLSENISSAIQTNGEMVTKQPLIRSMRTVKRETLKLISGWVSRSNDPQMVGENFVPPLLEAVLIDYQRNVPAAREPEVLSTMATIVNKLGAHITGEIPKIFDAVFECTLNMINKDFEEYPEHRTHFFYLLQAVNSQCFPAFLSIPPAQFKLVLDSIIWAFKHTMRNVADTGLQILYTLLQNVAQEEAAAQSFYQTYFCDILQHIFSVVTDTSHTAGLTMHASILAYMFNLVEEGKISTTLSTATPATNQVYVQEYVANLLKTAFPHLQDAQVKVFVTGLFSLNQDIPAFKEHLRDFLVQIKEFAGEDTTDLFLEEREASLRQAQEEKHKIQMSVPGILNPHEIPEEMCD, encoded by the exons ATGCCAGCAAACATGACAATGTTGGCGGACCATGCAGCCAGACAGCTGCTTGACTTCAGTCAAAAACTTGACATCAATCTGCTGGACAATGTGGTCAACTCCATGTACTATGACATCGGATCCCAG CAAAGAATGGCCCAGGAGGTGCTGACCAACCTTAAGGACCATCCTGATGCCTGGACCAGGGTGGACACCATCTTGGAGTTCTCACAGAACATGAAGACGAAA TACTACGCACTGCAGATTCTTGAGACGGTGATCAAAACACGCTGGAAGATTCTCCCCAGAAATCAATGTgatg GAATTAAGAAGTATGTCGTCGGGCTGATAATCAAGACCTCGTCTGACGCCGCAAACGTTGAG AAAGAGGGGGTGTACATCGCCAAACTCAACATGATTCTCGTTCAG ATCCTGAAGCAGGAGTGGCCCAAGCACTGGCCCACCTTCATCAGCGACATTGTGGGGGCCAGCCGCACCAGCGAGAGCCTCTGCCAGAACAACATGATCATCCTCAAGCTGCTCAGCGAGGAGGTGTTTGACTTCTCCAGCGGCCAGATGACCCAGGTCAAGGCCAAGCACCTGAAGGATAG CATGTGCAACGAATTCTCCCAGATATTCCAGCTTTGCCAGTTCGTCATG GAAAACTCCCAGAATGCCCCTCTGGTCCAGGCCACCCTGGAGACTCTGCTGCGCTTCCTGAACTGGATCCCCCTGGGGTACATCTTCGAGACCAAACTGATCAGCACCCTGGTGTACAAG TTCTTGAACGTGCCCATGTTTCGCAACGTGACGCTGAAGTGCCTGACGGAGATCGCCGGGGTGAGCGTCAACCAGTACGAGGAGCAGTTTGTCAACCTGTTCACCCTCACCATGTGTCAGCTCAAACAG atgCTGCCCCTGAACACCAACATCCGGCTGGCCTACGCCAACGGGAAGGACGACGAGCAGAACTTCATCCAGAACCTCAGCCTGTTCCTCTGCACCTTCCTCAAGGAGCACGGCCAGCTCATCGAGAAGAGGCCCAACCTGAGGGAGACTCTGATGGAG gcCCTCCACTACATGCTGCTGGTgtcggaggtggaggagacggAGATCTTCAAGATCTGCCTTGAGTACTGGAACCACCTGGCGGCCGAGCTGTACCGGGAGagccccttctccacctccacctccccgctGCTCTCCGGCAGCCAGCACTTTGACGTGCCGCCCCGACGCCACCTCTACCTGCCCGTGCTCTCcaaggtgggggag gtgcGTCTGTTGATGGTGAGCCGAATGGCCAAGCCCGaggaggtgctggtggtggagAACGACCAGGGGGAGGTGGTCCGCGAGTTCATGAAGGACACAGACTCCATCAACCTCTACAAGAACATGAGGGAGACTCTGG TGTACCTGACCCATCTGGACTACGCCGATACGGAGCGCATTATGACGGAGAAGCTGCACAACCAGGTGAACGGCACCGAGTGGTCGTGGAGGAACCTGAACACGCTGTGCTGGGCCATCGGCTCCATCAGCGGGGCCATGCACGAGGAGGACGAGAAGAGGTTTCTGGTCACCGTCATCAAG gaccTGCTGGGCCTGTGCGAGCAGAAGCGGGGCAAGGACAACAAGGCCATCATCGCCTCCAACATCATGTACATCGTGGGCCAGTACCCCCGCTTCCTGCGCGCCCACTGGAAGTTCCTCAAGACGGTCGTCAACAAGCTCTTTGAGTTCATGCACG AGACCCACGACGGCGTGCAGGACATGGCGTGCGACACCTTCATCAAGATCGCCCAGAAGTGCCGGCGCCACTTTGTGCAGGTGCAGGTGGGCGAGGTGATGCCCTTCATCGACGAGATcctcaacaacatcaacaccatcatctgCGACCTGCAGCCGCAACAG GTGCACACGTTCTACGAGGCGGTGGGCTACATGATCGGGGCCCAAACGGACCAGGCAGTGCAGGAGCACCTGATCGAGAAGTACATGCTGCTGCCCAACCAGGTGTGGGACAGCATCATCCAGCAGGCCACCAAG aacGTGGACATCCTGAAGGACGCGGAGACGGTGCGCCAGCTGGGCAGCATCCTGAAGACCAACGTGCGCGCCTGCAAGGCGGTGGGCCACCCCTTCGTGGTGCAGCTGGGGCGCAtctacctggacatgctcaaCGTGTACAAGTGCCTGAGCGAGAACATCTCCTCGGCCATCCAGACCAACG GAGAGATGGTGACCAAGCAGCCCCTGATCAGAAGTATGAGGACGGTGAAGAGAGAAACTCTGAAGCTGATCTCCGGCTGGGTCAGCCGCTCCAACGACCCCCAGATG GTGGGAGAGAACTTCGTCCCGCCCCTCCTGGAGGCGGTGCTGATCGACTACCAGAGGAACGTGCCGGCCGCCCGCGAGCCCGAGGTCCTCAGCACCATGGCGACCATCGTCAACAAGCTGGGCGCCCACATCACCGGCGAGATCCCCAAGATCTTTGACGCCGTCTTTGAGTGCACTTTGAACATGATCAACAAG GACTTTGAGGAGTACCCCGAGCACAGGACCCACTTCTTCTATCTCCTCCAAGCGGTCAACTCCCAGTGTTTCCCGGCCTTCCTCTCCATTCCCCCGGCCCAGTTCAAGCTGGTGTTGGACTCCATCATCTGGGCCTTCAAACACACCATGAGGAACGTGGCCGACACAG GTCTTCAGATCCTGTACACGCTGCTCCAGAACGTGGCccaggaggaggcggcggcccaGAGCTTCTACCAGACCTACTTCTGCGACATCCTGCAGCACATCTTCTCTGTGGTCACCGACACCTCCCACACAGCAG gcctgACGATGCATGCGTCCATCCTGGCGTACATGTTcaacctggtggaggagggtaaGATCAGCACGACCCTCAGCACGGCCACCCCGGCCACCAACCAGGTGTACGTCCAGGAGTACGTAGCCAACCTGCTCAAGACGGCCTTCCCCCATCTACAAGA tgccCAGGTGAAGGTGTTTGTAACAGGCCTGTTCAGCTTGAACCAGGACATCCCTGCCTTCAAAGAGCACCTTCGGGACTTCCTCGTCCAGATCAAG GAGTTTGCTGGCGAGGACACCACCGACCtgttcctggaggagagggaggcatcTCTACGCCAAGCCCAGGAGGAGAAACACAAGATCCAGATGTCTGTCCCTGGCATCCTCAACCCCCATGAGATCCCCGAGGAGATGTGCGATTGA